The sequence TTTAAGCGCACCGTGCGCCGGCACCGTGACCCGGTGCTTGCTGGGGGTCAGCATTTCGAGCTGCACATGGCTGCCCTCTTGATTCACGACCGCGTAGCCCCAATGGCGACACAGGCAACGGACAAGGTTTGAGCCCGAAAGATCGCGCGGCAGCTTCAAGCCGGTATTCGTACCCGCTCTTCGGCCACTTGGAAATTGACGAAATAATCGTTAGGCTGATCGAAAAAGTGGCCTTGAACCGCCTCAAGCACGTTTTTGCGCACCTCATCCAAGGTTTCACCCTGGGTAAAGATGTCAGCCTGGCGGCACCGGGCATGGTAACCGCCGCCCCCATCCGGCAAAATGTCAAAGGTAAGATGTCGACCCATAGGTTGCGCGGACGTGACACATTCGCACCACAAAGAGCCTACCACGCCGTTGTGACTGAGTCACAACC is a genomic window of Verrucomicrobiota bacterium containing:
- a CDS encoding 2-phospho-L-lactate guanylyltransferase; translation: MGRHLTFDILPDGGGGYHARCRQADIFTQGETLDEVRKNVLEAVQGHFFDQPNDYFVNFQVAEERVRIPA
- a CDS encoding type II toxin-antitoxin system HicA family toxin, giving the protein MKLPRDLSGSNLVRCLCRHWGYAVVNQEGSHVQLEMLTPSKHRVTVPAHGALKVGTLADILRVVARHKGGSREDVLNSL